CAATTAAGATTTCTTATGAAAAGTCTTGATCCGCATTAGAAGGTCACGTAGCTTGCCCTCGAACTTACCGAGGAACTTGAGATGCAAATCGGCGGCTTAGACAAAACATCCCTGATCGACTACCCTGGCAAAATCGCTGCGGTGGTCTTCACCCAGGGCTGTAACTGGCGCTGCCCCTTCTGCCACAATCCCGAGCTCGTGATGCCGCGCTGCTTCCGGAAGCCAATCCCGGAAGAAGAAGTGATGCAGTTTTTGGAAAAGCGCGTGAACCAGCTCGATGGGGTGGTGATCAGCGGGGGCGAACCGACCTTCCATTCCGATCTCCCGGGCTTTGCGGCAGCGATCAAGGACTTGGGCTACCTGGTGAAGCTCGATACCAATGGCACCAACCCGGAAATGCTGCGGGTGATGTTGAGCGAAGGCCTGGTGGACTACGTCGCGATGGACCTCAAGGGCCCGGTGGCCAATTACCAGCAGCTCGCCGGTGCGCGGGTCGACCCCGAAGTGCTCCGCACCAGCATCTGGATGATCAAGAACAGCGGGATCGATCACGAGTTTCGCACTACGGTGGTCCCGGGGCTGCACACCCTGCGCGAGCTGAAGGCGATGGGCGAACTCGTCCGCGGCGCCCAGCGCTACGCCCTGCAAGACTTTGTGAGCGACCACTGCCTGCGTGAATCGCTGCGCGGTCGCCCGGCCTTCCCCTACAAGACTTTGAACAAGCTGCGCCCCTTTATGGAGCGCCGCGTGAAAATCTTCGAAATCCGCAGCAACGAAAGCGCGGTGCCCATGCCCAACGGCCGCGGCACTCCGCTCGACGAACTGGATGATGACGACGACGATTTTCTTGAGTAACAGAGCGATTTCGTCCCGCCGTGAGACAGCGGGATGCTATAGGTGAGACATCTGAAGAGAGACGACACTAATAGAGAGACATAGACCAGAGACGATTAAGAGAGACTAATACAGGTGATCGCAAAAGCCCCCGGAGGTGAGACCGGGGGCTTTAATTTTTTAAAGGAAAGAGGGCGAGGTGAGGGGTGAGTTCAGCCCTCAAACAGGGAGACCCGATATTCGCGCAGGAAGCGGTCCCGCGTCATCAAGGCCAGATTCTCCACTTTTGCTTGTGCCGCGAGTATCCGGTCGAAAGGGTCGCCGTGGATCGGAGGCAGGTTGCGGATCGCGTCGGCGTGGCGAAGGGTCACCGGTAGCTCGATGAAGTTGGCACTGCGGACGTAGTCGAGGAAGTTGTCAGGCAGCGTCAGTTTGCCTTTTGCGGCCTTGATGCGCATTTCCCAGAGGCTGGCAGCGCTGACAAAGATGGTGGATTCCGCATGTTCCAGCGCCTTCCTTTCTGCTTCGGTCAGGCGCTCGGGCACGGCCAGAGCCCAGAACAGGATATGGGTGTCGATCAGGAGACGCACCGCGATGCTAAGTAGAGGGGAAGATATCCGGGTCTTCGAACGCTGCTTGCGTTTCCTCGTCATTGTCCCAGGTAGCGGGCTCGCTGAGGTTCAGGTGAGCCATGAGGCCGAGCTTGACCCCTCCCTTGGGCGCTTCGAAAGGCACGATTCGGGCGACGAGAGTTCCGTGGTGTGAAAGCACGACTTCTTCACCGGCGGCGACTTTTGCCAGCAGGTGAGGCAGTTGGTTGCCCGCTTCCTGGATACTCGCGATCTGCATGGGATTCTGGTTTTAGCATAGGCTCCCCTAGCCGGCTGTCAATCCAGCTGGGGCCGGCACAAAAAAGGGAGGCCTTTTGCGGGGCCTCCCTTGTCGGAAAAATAAACTGCCGGCGGCTCTAGCGGGCCTTGCTGGGGCTCTTGATGAGCATTTCCTTGGCGGAGGCGCCAGCGGGGATGAAGGGCATGACGTGTTCGGTGTAGGGCACGACGACGTCGAGCACGTAGGGGCCTTCGTGGGCGACCATTTCCTCGATCGCTTCGCGCAGATCTTCCTTCTTCCACACACGGCGGCAGGTGACGCCAAAGCCTTCACAGATTTTGGGCCAGTTGGGGTAGAGGGCATCGACGTTTTCGGGCCCGCCGAGGTTGTCGGGGTGCCCGAGGATGGTCTGGGCGCGCACGCCGTCGTAGAGCACGTCTTCCCACTGCACGACCATGCCGAGGTGCTGGTTGTTGAGCAGCATCACCTTCACGGGGATCTTCTCCATGATGGCGGTGGCGAGCTCCTGCACGTTCATCATGAACGAGCCGTCGCCGTCGATGTCGACCACCACGCGGTCGGGCGCTGCCACCTTGGCGCCGAGTGCGGCGGGCAGGCCGAAGCCCATCGTGCCGAGGCCGAGGGAGCTGAGGAAGCTGCGGGTGGTGTTGAACTGGTAGAACTGGGCCGACCACATCTGGTGCTGGCCCACGCCGGTGGTGATGATGGCCTCGCCGTTGGTCACCTCGTAGAGCGTGCGGATCGCGTGCTGCGGGATGATGTGCGGGCTCTCTTCGTATTCAAAGGGGTATTGCTCGCGCCAGCCGTAGACTTTTTCGTTCCAGGCGGCGATGTCGGGCTTTTGGTAGCCGCGCTCGCGCAGCAGCTCGTTGAGGCGGCGCAGGGCGTACTTCACATCGCTGTGGATGGGGTACTCGACGACTTTGTTCTTGTGGTGCTCGCTCTTGTCGATGTCGATGTGGACGATCTTGGCGTCGGGCGCGAACTTGGCGATGACGCCGGTGATGCGGTCGTCGAAGCGGGCACCGAGGGTGACGAGCAGGGTGCTTTCGCACACGGCCCAGTTACCGGCCACGCCGCCGTGCATGCCGAACCAGCGGAGGGCTTGCGGGTGGTTTTCCGGGAAGCCGCCGAGGCCCATGAGGGTGGTGGCGACGGGGAAGCCGGTGAGGTTGGCAAATTCGACGAGTTCTTCCTGGGCGTCGGCGCTGATGATGCCGCCGCCGGTGTAGATCACGGGGCGTTCGGCCTTTTCCAGCTCGGGGATGATGGCGAGCAGGTCTTCGTCGCTGCACTTCACCTCGGGCTTGTAGCCGCTGATGTCCATCGGGGCATTCAGGGCGTCGATCAGCTCCTGACCGCTGAGGGTCGTCTGCTGCACGTCCTTGGCGATGTCGATCCAGATGGGGCCGGGGCGGCCGGTGGTGGCGATGTGGTAGGCCTCCTTGATCACGCGCGGGATGTCGCGGATGTTCAGCACGAGGTAGCTGTGCTTGACCACGGGGAGGGACATGCCGAAGACGTCGGTCTCCTGGAACGCGCTCTTGCCGATCAACTTCTGGTTGACCTGGCCGGTGATGGCGATGACGGGGATGGAGTCCATCAACGCATCGGCCACGCAGGTGACGAGGTTGGTCGCGCCGGGGCCGCTGGTGGCCATGCACACGCCCGGCTTGCCGGTGGCGCGGGCGTAGCCGTGGGCCATAAAGCCGCAGCCTTGCTCGAAGCGGGGCAGGATGGTGCGGATCTTGTTGGAGCGGGTGAGGCTCTGGTGGATCTCCATGGAGGCACCGCCCGGATAACCGAAGACGTACTCGCAACCTGCCTGCTCCAGGCAGTAGACGATCAGGTCGGAGCCTCGGATCGAGGTCGGGATTTCAGCCTGTTTTGCGGAGGGGGTGGTTGCGGCAAGCGTATCGAGGGTCATCGGTTGGGCCGTGGTCTCAAGGTTTACAGAATGGGCCATCCTTGAAGGAATCCGTGAGGCTGGCAAGGGCAGAGTGGCCGGAACTGGCTTGTGTGGTTTGGGGCAATAAATTGCCCGCGGGGTTGCCATGTCTGCTGCAGGTAGGCTCTCTTGAGGCATGTCGCTCTTTCGACGACTTTGGCATCCGCGCGTGCCTTTTTCGCCAGCGGGCCTGCCGTTTTTCTACGGTTGGGTGGTGCTGGTGGTGGCCGGGTTGGGGATTATCGGCAGCATCCCGGGGCAGACGGTGGGGGTGGGCGTCTTCAGCGATGCGCTGTGCGAGGCGCTGAACATCAGCCGCTTGCAGCTTTCGTATGCTTACATGGGCGGGACGGCGCTGAGCGGTTTTCTGTTACCGCTGGGCGGGCAGATGCTCGATCGGCTGGGCGCGCGGCGCTTCTTCGTGCTGGCGGCGGTGCTCTTTGGCCTCAGCCTGGCCGCCATTTCGCAGCTCGACTGGATCCGCAGCTCCCTGCTCGGCTGGTTGAGCGCCGATTGGCAGCTTGGGGGCCTGCAGGTCAACCTCGGCTCGTTTGTGGCCACGATGGGCGCGTTTCTCCTGATCCGCTTTTCCGGGCAGGGGCTGCTGACGTTGGCACCTCGGGCGATGCTGATGAAGTGGTGGAACCGGCGTCGGGGGCTCGTGACGGCGATTCAGGGCGTGATGGTGAGCGGCGTGTTTGCGAGCGCCCCCGCCTTGCTGCTGCCGCTGGTCAACGGCCTGGGCTGGAGTGGGGCCTACCTGGTGCTGGCGGGGCTGGCGTTGTTTGGCCTCGGCGCGATGGGCTGGCTGTTTTACCGCGACAACCCGGAGGAGTGCGGGCTGGTGATGGACGGCAAGGTCTACCCGGCGGAAAAGGCCGAGCCGAAGAACCCCGACTTGATCATGCGCAAGGAGTTCACGCGCGGCGAGGCGATGCGGACGTATGCCTTCTGGCTCTTTACGCTCATGATGGCCTTTCAGGGACTGTTTTTTACCGCCATCTCGTTCCACCTCGTCGATCTGGGCGAGAGCCTGGGCGTGGGCGGGGAGGGGCTCAGCCACCTCTTCGGCATCACCGGGCTGGTGACGATCGCGACCAATCTGCTGGTGGGGTTTTTGCTCGACCACATCCGCCTGCGCTACGTCTCGATGGCGATGTGCCTGGGTGGGATGATCTGCTCGGGTGGGCTGTTGTTGATGCCGGGCAGCCTGGGCCAAGGGTTGTTCGTGCTCGGTTTGGGTATGGCGTGGGGCTGCTTCCCCTCGATCACGGGGGTGACGTATGCGCGCTTCTTCGGTCGGCAACACCTGGGGGCGATCAGCGGCATGGCGATGTCTTGGCTGGTGTGGGGCAGCGCGTTTGGCCCGGCGGGTTATGGGCAACTGAAGGCGCTGCAGGGCTCTTACCGTGGGGCGTTGGCGATGACGCTTTGCATGTATGGCGTTTTCCTCGTCGGCTCGTGGTTTGCCGTCAATCCGCAGCGCAAGGTGCCGGTGGCTTGAGGTGAGCTGCCAAGGAGAGCCCCCGGGCCTGCGAAACAGGCAAGCGCAGAGCCCAGGGGCGTACTCCATGGCAAAATATTAAGGGATCGGTAGCTTCAGGTCTATGCCCTAGAAGGTTGGATTCTTCTAGTTGTTGCATATTTATACGTGTTTATGCGTAATTTTAACCATAGGCTAATTGCCTTAATTTTACAAGGTGTGGGTGTAAGACGCCGGTCACCTCTGCTAAAACCACATTGGTCGTATTTTGGAGCCGCAATCTACTAAGGCGGTGGAAAGTTTCTATGAATCGCTCTATGCTACCCGTCATGAAGACCATGCTGATCACGGGAATGACGGGGCTCGTGGGCTCCCACGTCAAGGAACTGGCCGAGCGCGAAGGCTGGACGGTGCGCGGGCTTTCTCGTGATCCGGCGGGGCGCCCCGGGCTCTATCGTTGGAACCCGAAGCAGGGCGAGCTGGATGTGACGGCACTGCAGGGCGTGGAGGCGGTCGTGCACTTGGCGGGCGCAGGCATTGCCGAGGGCAGCTGGACGGCCGAGCGCAAGCAGGTGATCCTCGACAGCCGGGTGCAGGGTACGCAGTTGCTCTGCGAGGCGCTGGCTGCGATGGAGGAAAAGCCGCGCGTGCTCGTCTGCGCCAGCGGCTCCAGCGCCTACCCCTACGGGCCGCGACTGTGGGACGAATCGGGGCCGTTTGGTCAATCCTTCCTCTCTCAAGTGGTGCGCGCGTGGGAGCAGTCGGCCGACGCGGCGCGCCTGGCAGGCATCCGGGTGGTGCACGGGCGCTTTGGCGTCGTCTTGAGCACCCAAGACGGCGCGCTGGCCAAAATGCTGCCCTTTTTCAAAAAGGGCCTTGGTGGCCCGGTGGGCAATGGGCGCCAGCAGTTGAGCTGGATCACGCCCGACGACCTGGCGGCGGCCATCCTGCACTGCATCCGCAACGACCAGCTGGAAGGCGCCGTGAACATGGCCGCGCCGGAGCCGGTCAGCAACGGCACCTTTGCGCAGGCGCTGGGTCACGCGGTCGGGCGGCCCACGGTGGTGCCGATCCCGAGCTTTGCGATCAAGCTGCGCTATGGGCAGATGGGCGAGGAGACGATCCTGGCCGACAATCGTATCCTGCCCGCCAAGCTGCGTTCGAGCGGCTTTAACTGGCAATATCCCGAGATCGAGGGCGCGCTGAAGCACGCGCTGGAGCAGCACGAGCGTTAGCTGGACGGATTGTTGCCGGTATAGGCAAGAAAAAGCGGCGACCCGGAAAACCGAGCCGCCGCGTGCAAGCTTGTCGTCAAAAAATTGGTGCTGACCTAGGCCACCGTGGTGCTGACCTGGATGTTGCCCTTGGTGGCGTGCGAGTAGGGGCACACGACGTGGGCCTTCTGCACGAGGTCTTCCACCGTCGAGCGGTCGACGCCGGGGATGGAGACCGTGAGGTCGGCGGTGATGCCGAAGCCCTGCTTGTCGTCGCGCTCGCCGATCCCGACCTTGGCGGAGACGCTGGCATCGTCGGGGATCTTCACCTTGGCCTTGCCGGCGACAAATTTCAGCGCGCCGAGGAAACAGGCGGAGTAGCCCGCGGCGAAAAGCTGTTCGGGGTTGGTGCCGGCGCCGCCCGCGCCGCCCAGTTCCTTGGGCGTGGAGAGCTTGACGTCGATCTTGCCGTCGTCGGTGCGGGAGTGGCCTTCGCGGCCGCCGGTGGAAGTGGCGTTGGCAGTATACAGTGCTTTCATGTGGTTGGGATCTCTGTAGGTTTGAGGTGTATTGTTACTAAAGCCATTTTGGCTCATTCAGCAAAGGCTTCGCGCAGCTTCTCGCTCGCGAGGGCGATGGCGGCCCGTGCGGCGGGCGTTTGAGAGACGGCGTTGAGCATCACGAAGTCGTGGATCGCACCCCCGAAGCGGGCGGCGGTCACGTGGACCCCGGCGGCGGAGAGGCGGCGCGCATAGGCTTCGCCCTCGTCGCGCAACACGTCAAACTCGGCCGTCAGCACCACCGCGCGGGGCAGGTGGCGGAGCTGCTCGTCGCTGGCCTGCAGGGGCGAAACGGTCGGGAGGGCGCGCTCGGCTTCGCTCGCATACGCGTCCCAAAACCACTGCATGGCGTTGCGGGTGAGGAAGTGGCCCTCCGCAAAGGCCTGATACGACCCCGAGTCGAGGTCGGCATTCGTAACCGGGTAGAAGAGCACCTGCAGGCGCAGGCTCGGGCCGTTGCGCTCCTGGGCGAGCAGGGTAACGGCGGCGGCGAGGTTGCCACCCGCACTGTCTCCCGCCACCGCGAGCCGTTGGGGGTCGAGGCCCAGCTCCGCGCCATGGGCGGCGATGTATCCCAGCGCGGCGTAGGCTTCCTCCACCGCCACCGGAAAGCGGACTTCAGGCGAGGGCGAGTAGTCGACAAAGACGAAGGCGGACTGGCTGGCCGCAGCCAGCTCGCGGACGAGGCGCTCGTGGGTCTTGAAATTGCCGAGGATCCAGCCGCCGCCGTGGAGATAGAGGACCGCGGGCAGGGGACCGCTCACGCCTGCAGGGCGGACGATGTGCGCGTGCACCTGGCTGGAGGGGCCGACCGGGAAGTCGTGCTCGCTCACTTCGGCGGTCGCGAGGGGGACTTCGCCCGCCTGGGCGCCATCGAGCACGGCCCGGGCGTCGGCGATTGAAAGCTGGTAGATCGGTTTGCCGCCACCGAGGTGGACGGCTTCGAGGAACTGCTGGGCGGCGCGTTCGACCCCGGGGCTGCCGACGCCGGCAGCGCGGCCTTCGGCCGAAGCGTGGGAAGCGCCTTGGAGCGCGGCTTGAGTGGAGAGGCGGTGGTGTTGGTGGCTCATGTCGGTCTAGGTTCAGGTGTTGATAAATTAAGTTGCGTGCAATCTATGAGACGCAATCTGGGGTAGATTCGTTTAAAGTCAACTAGATTGCGCGCAATTTATTTGAAGCCTCGAACCTTTTCTTTCACGCATGAATCAAAGTTCCTAGCCAAGACACCTGTTACGCAGAGAAAAACTCTTTGTGCCTTGGTGCTCTTGGTGAGAGGCCTTCAGTAAAAGCCTACCTTCCCTCCCTTACGGCTGCACCAGCCCCGGATCGAGGCGGATGTGGGCAGGGGCGTCGCGGTCGGCGGTGATCCAACCGTCTTCGAGCTTCAGCTCAGTTACCTGAATGGTGCTGCGGCGCTTTTCGTAGCCATCGGGAATGTTCGGATCTTCCTGCCCTGCGTGGGTGAAATAGAAGATGAAGGCGCGGTCGCCCTGCACGACCACATCGGGGTGCTGGCCCTTCACGCGGTCGTCTTCGCCCTTGCCGGGCACTTGCAGCAGGTTTTCGTCGCCCGGCATGCGCTCCCACTCCACCGCGTCGCTGGAGCGGTAGACGCCGAGGCCCTGCCACACGTCGGTGATCATCCAGTAGTGGCCCTGCCAGTGGAAGACGGTCGGCCCTTCGCCCGGGCGGTCGCCCACGACCTTGCCGCGATCGGTCCACGACTGGAGGTCGGGGCTGTCGGCGAAGTAGATGGATTTGCCGTCGCGCTCGTTGTTGTACCAGAGACGCCAGTTGCCGTCTTGCAGTTGGAGGATGGCGGCGTCGATCACGCGATCACTCGCCAGCTCAATCTCCTGGGCGTTGCCCCAGTGGCGGAGGTCCTTGCTGGTCAGGTGGACCATGTGGCGCGGGTGCTGCCACGTCTCGAAGACTCCCGGCACGACGGTGAGCAGCATGTGGTGCACGCCCTTGGAGTCGGTAAACAGCTCTGGAGCCCAGTGGGTCGCGCCGTCGCCGCCCAACTCTTCCGGTAAGTCAATTTGCGCCGTGCCGACGTAGCTCCACGAGGCCCCGCCGTCGCAGGATTCGGCGATCCCGAGCCGCGTGCCGTGGACCCAGGTGACGCCCGTCAGCCCCTCGGCCTTGGCGCGGCGGTTGGTGTAAAACATCCACCAGCGCGCCCGTTCCGGATTCCAGATCAGCAGCGGGTCGGCGGCGCCGTCAAAAGTCGGGTCGCGGAAGAGCGGCTTGTCGGCTACTTTGCCCTTGGTTTCGGGGCGTGGCGTGCCAAAGTCGGGCGTGCCGTCCTTGCGCCAGCGAATCTCCTGCACGCGGGCGTGGCGGTTGGGATCGCGCAGCGGGTCGACCGCGATTTCGCGATAGTTGCGCGCATGGTAAATGAGGTAGTCCTTGCCGTTCTGGGTCGCAAAGCTGTTGTGGCCGGGGCCGTAGATGCCGTTTTCCGGCGACGACTCGAAGACCGGCTCCGGCGATTTCGTCCAGCTCTTGGGGTCGAGCGGGTCGGCGGAGGTGTCGGCGGTCAGCAGGCCCATGCAGTAATTATGGTCTGTCCCGCTGGCGGAGTAGGTGAGGAAGAGCTTGCCGTTGCGCTGGAGCACGGCCGCGCCTTCGTTCACGGCGTAGCGCCGCTTTTCCCAATCGTATTCCGGGGCCGTCAGCAGGATGGGTTTGCCTTTGAGGGTCCACGGATTTTTCAGCTGGGCGATGTAGAGGTTGGAGTTGGCCTTGTCGCCTTGGCCCTGCTGCGCCCACACGAGGTAGTTTTTGCCGCGCAGGCTGAAGACGGTGGCATCGAGCGAAAACGAATCCCACGGCGTCTCGATCTGGCCCTTTTCGACCCATTTGCCCGTCAGAGGGTCTTCGCTGGCGCACTCGAGCACATACATGCGGATGTTCCAGATTTTTCCCGCCTGCCCGGCGGCAAAGTAGAGGTACCACTTGCCGTTGAGGCGGTGCAGCTCGGGGGCCCAGATGTGCCAGCTCAT
This genomic stretch from Verrucomicrobiota bacterium JB022 harbors:
- a CDS encoding MFS transporter encodes the protein MSLFRRLWHPRVPFSPAGLPFFYGWVVLVVAGLGIIGSIPGQTVGVGVFSDALCEALNISRLQLSYAYMGGTALSGFLLPLGGQMLDRLGARRFFVLAAVLFGLSLAAISQLDWIRSSLLGWLSADWQLGGLQVNLGSFVATMGAFLLIRFSGQGLLTLAPRAMLMKWWNRRRGLVTAIQGVMVSGVFASAPALLLPLVNGLGWSGAYLVLAGLALFGLGAMGWLFYRDNPEECGLVMDGKVYPAEKAEPKNPDLIMRKEFTRGEAMRTYAFWLFTLMMAFQGLFFTAISFHLVDLGESLGVGGEGLSHLFGITGLVTIATNLLVGFLLDHIRLRYVSMAMCLGGMICSGGLLLMPGSLGQGLFVLGLGMAWGCFPSITGVTYARFFGRQHLGAISGMAMSWLVWGSAFGPAGYGQLKALQGSYRGALAMTLCMYGVFLVGSWFAVNPQRKVPVA
- a CDS encoding alpha/beta hydrolase, which gives rise to MSHQHHRLSTQAALQGASHASAEGRAAGVGSPGVERAAQQFLEAVHLGGGKPIYQLSIADARAVLDGAQAGEVPLATAEVSEHDFPVGPSSQVHAHIVRPAGVSGPLPAVLYLHGGGWILGNFKTHERLVRELAAASQSAFVFVDYSPSPEVRFPVAVEEAYAALGYIAAHGAELGLDPQRLAVAGDSAGGNLAAAVTLLAQERNGPSLRLQVLFYPVTNADLDSGSYQAFAEGHFLTRNAMQWFWDAYASEAERALPTVSPLQASDEQLRHLPRAVVLTAEFDVLRDEGEAYARRLSAAGVHVTAARFGGAIHDFVMLNAVSQTPAARAAIALASEKLREAFAE
- a CDS encoding type II toxin-antitoxin system prevent-host-death family antitoxin, coding for MQIASIQEAGNQLPHLLAKVAAGEEVVLSHHGTLVARIVPFEAPKGGVKLGLMAHLNLSEPATWDNDEETQAAFEDPDIFPST
- a CDS encoding organic hydroperoxide resistance protein encodes the protein MKALYTANATSTGGREGHSRTDDGKIDVKLSTPKELGGAGGAGTNPEQLFAAGYSACFLGALKFVAGKAKVKIPDDASVSAKVGIGERDDKQGFGITADLTVSIPGVDRSTVEDLVQKAHVVCPYSHATKGNIQVSTTVA
- the ilvB gene encoding biosynthetic-type acetolactate synthase large subunit encodes the protein MAHSVNLETTAQPMTLDTLAATTPSAKQAEIPTSIRGSDLIVYCLEQAGCEYVFGYPGGASMEIHQSLTRSNKIRTILPRFEQGCGFMAHGYARATGKPGVCMATSGPGATNLVTCVADALMDSIPVIAITGQVNQKLIGKSAFQETDVFGMSLPVVKHSYLVLNIRDIPRVIKEAYHIATTGRPGPIWIDIAKDVQQTTLSGQELIDALNAPMDISGYKPEVKCSDEDLLAIIPELEKAERPVIYTGGGIISADAQEELVEFANLTGFPVATTLMGLGGFPENHPQALRWFGMHGGVAGNWAVCESTLLVTLGARFDDRITGVIAKFAPDAKIVHIDIDKSEHHKNKVVEYPIHSDVKYALRRLNELLRERGYQKPDIAAWNEKVYGWREQYPFEYEESPHIIPQHAIRTLYEVTNGEAIITTGVGQHQMWSAQFYQFNTTRSFLSSLGLGTMGFGLPAALGAKVAAPDRVVVDIDGDGSFMMNVQELATAIMEKIPVKVMLLNNQHLGMVVQWEDVLYDGVRAQTILGHPDNLGGPENVDALYPNWPKICEGFGVTCRRVWKKEDLREAIEEMVAHEGPYVLDVVVPYTEHVMPFIPAGASAKEMLIKSPSKAR
- a CDS encoding type II toxin-antitoxin system VapC family toxin, with amino-acid sequence MRLLIDTHILFWALAVPERLTEAERKALEHAESTIFVSAASLWEMRIKAAKGKLTLPDNFLDYVRSANFIELPVTLRHADAIRNLPPIHGDPFDRILAAQAKVENLALMTRDRFLREYRVSLFEG
- a CDS encoding anaerobic ribonucleoside-triphosphate reductase activating protein, which produces MQIGGLDKTSLIDYPGKIAAVVFTQGCNWRCPFCHNPELVMPRCFRKPIPEEEVMQFLEKRVNQLDGVVISGGEPTFHSDLPGFAAAIKDLGYLVKLDTNGTNPEMLRVMLSEGLVDYVAMDLKGPVANYQQLAGARVDPEVLRTSIWMIKNSGIDHEFRTTVVPGLHTLRELKAMGELVRGAQRYALQDFVSDHCLRESLRGRPAFPYKTLNKLRPFMERRVKIFEIRSNESAVPMPNGRGTPLDELDDDDDDFLE
- a CDS encoding TIGR01777 family oxidoreductase, giving the protein MKTMLITGMTGLVGSHVKELAEREGWTVRGLSRDPAGRPGLYRWNPKQGELDVTALQGVEAVVHLAGAGIAEGSWTAERKQVILDSRVQGTQLLCEALAAMEEKPRVLVCASGSSAYPYGPRLWDESGPFGQSFLSQVVRAWEQSADAARLAGIRVVHGRFGVVLSTQDGALAKMLPFFKKGLGGPVGNGRQQLSWITPDDLAAAILHCIRNDQLEGAVNMAAPEPVSNGTFAQALGHAVGRPTVVPIPSFAIKLRYGQMGEETILADNRILPAKLRSSGFNWQYPEIEGALKHALEQHER